GCTGCTCGACGAAGGTCGGCTCATTCGGCGTGGTGTTCTTCAGGTAGGCCGTGGCCAGATCACGCAGGAAGACATGATTATCGTGCTGGGCCGTAATGTAAGCGACATCGAATTCGTGTCCCGAAGGCGTGTTCTGGATTTTGGCGAGCGTGGCTCTGGCCTTAGCGTCCATCGGCGGCACTGGCGTCTTGAGTTCCTTCAGCACAGTGGTGACGGCGATGGCCTCACGCAATTCGAATCCCGCGAATTCCCTGGCATCTGCCTGGCTGGCCTTCTGCACGGCGATCTGACTGGTGAGCAGCGACAGGGTGGCCGGACCAATCACGCCCATCCGGAAGTCCTTCTCGGTCAGTCCCATCTTCATCACGGGCATGCTCGCGCCCCCCGCGCTGACAATTCCGCTCAAACCTAGTAGCCCGGCCCCTAGCCCTGTTGCCGTCATCCGGGTCAAGAAAGCGCGGCGCTCGTTCATCTCGGCGCTCAAGTCGGGCGTTATCGTTTCAAGTTCGTTCATAGGGGCCTCTGTTTGTTGGTCTACCAAGATCGCAACCGATGAGAAGCGGTCTAGCTGCTGGAAAGATGGACTAAACGTAACTGGAGCGCTCTGTACCGAACTGCTGGCCGCGCTTTTTGAGAATGACAGGTTGATATAGATCTTCAAGCACCTCAGAGCGGATGGCGTGAGGCTAGTTGAGCCAAGGCCTGCGGCAACGCCTGAGCGATCAAAAGAGATAGGACTGCACTCAGCAGGGCGCGCCTGAGCAGGTCAGCGAACCGCCCTGGCCCAGTCGATGATGGCGGCGTTGGCGGCGCTGGCCTTCTCGAAAATGGCGGCGTGTGCGGCCCCCGGAATGATCACCAGCTTCGCGTTCGGAATGTTCTGCATCATCTTCATGCTGAATTCGGGTGGATACACCGTGTCTTCCAGCCCCTCCAGAATCAGGGTCGGCACCCGGATGGTCTTCAGGGTCGGCACCGAGTCGGGGCGGTTGGCCAGCACCATCGCGCCCGCCACGTCGCCCGCCACCGACGCCTGACTCACGATATCGGTGAGCGTCTTGGCGTCGCCCGGCTTGTTCATGCGCGTCTGTCCGGTCAGCATGTCTTTGAGCAGTTCGGGTGCCAGCGACTGCGGACCGAAGGTGGTGGCCTTCTGTGCCATGCCCTTCCAGAGGTGCTGCTCGACGATGCCAGCGGGGTTGGCGAGCGTGTCGATCAGGATCATGCCCATGAAACGGTCCGGGGCTTCACGGTACATTTCGAAGGTGATCGGGCCGCCCATACTCATGCCGCCGATGATGGCTTTCGGGATATTTAACTTGTCCAGGACGGCAAGCGCGTCTTTAGCGTAGGTTTCCAAGCTGCCAGGATCGCTAGCGGGGGCGGTGCTTTTGCCGTACCCCCGGTGGTCAATGGTGATGACCCGGTAGCCCGCGTTGGCGAGAGCGTCGCGGTTGCGGGCAAACAGCTCGCCGCTCAGCGGATAGCCGTGCAGCAGCAGCATCGGGGTGCCGCTGCCCTGCGAAACGTAGTGGATGCTCGCGCCGTTCACGTCGAGCATGCCTTCCTGCATCCCGGCACTGCCACCGGCGAGGGTAGCTGTCGTACATAGGGCGAGTGAGAGGGTTGTCATCTGTTTCTGGAGGGTGGTCATGGGGGATCTCCTTCGGTAGATAGGGCAGAAACCGGACAACAGCGAGTTGGTTAGTTTTCTGACCCAATTTGAGCATAAGGGACGTCACGAATGTCCGGCCCTGCTTCATGCCATCTTGGGAACTGTGGGAACCAGACCCGTCATATCATCCAAACGTTCTCAAATCGTGGTGACGGCTCTGCAGCGCTACCGTACTTTTGGAGTAGGCGGCACCACCCTCAAGGACGTTTCCGAGGCGTCGGGCGTGCCGCTCGGCAACCTGTACTACTACTTCAAGACCCGCAGCGAACTGGTCATGGCTGTGCTGGACGAATGTGAGCGTGAACTCCAGGAGTTGCTGCACCGACTCGCGCCCCTCTCTCCTGTCGACTGGCTGGCCACCTACTTCGAGTGGCTGCTGCAAGACCCGGAGGCCGCTGCCCGCTTCGGCTGTCCGTTCGGCTCACTGGCACTGGAACTGCGCGCGCTGAGCGACCCAGCCGCTCAGCGCGCCGCTGACATCGTGGAAATATACTTCAAGGCGGTCACAGCACAGGTAGAGGCCCTGGGACGACCGGCAGCGGTGGCTGATGATCTGTTCATTGCCATTCAGGGTGCCTACGCGGTGTCGCGGGTAAAAGGGAATGCTGCTTTTTTCCGTACCAGTGTGGAACGTCTGCGCGCGCAGACGTTCCACGGTATTGACAGGTAACTCTTGAACATGAACTGGAGGCCTGATGCCGAAGCCGCTGATACCTGTGTTCACGACAGCTCCGTGGCAAACGCACCCCCCGGAGTCGCCGTGTGGCGGTGCAGGGGCCTTTTTCATTGTGTGAGCCGTTCTCGCGGAGGCGAGGGGTAGCGCCAGGTTATCACCTGATCCCACAACGCGGTTCTGCCCTTGTAGAAGCCTTGGCGTGTGCTGTACGCATCCGGTAAGTGGCGCAGGCTAACCTTACTTCTCTAGAATGGTCTGCTTCAGCGACATGGTAACCTTCCTGCTTCCAGTTCACGCCCGCTCCAGCGCGACCGGATGCGTACCCCAAGTAAGGCAGCAGTATCAAAAATGATGGTGAACCGGCGATCAGGGTACATTCCAGTCTCGCGCAGCCCCTCTCCACCGTGCATGTCCGCCTGCAACGGCTGCTCACGGCCAGCCTGATCGAACAGATAGCCGTACGGGAACGCACCGGACGACCAATCCGCGAACACTACCTACAGCATCCATGGGAAGTGCCCTTTGAAGTAACGCGTGTGGCCTCCGTGCGTGAATTGTTGGAGTCAAGTCTTCAGATGCGCCTGGATGACCATTCACAGGTCCTGAGGCAGGTCATGACCACTCTTTCAGGAGGTTGGGCCGTGCGGTTCCACGCACAGGACGGCGTGTGGTAGCAGGGCCTTTATCCACGTCTTGCACACCAGTTGCCACTGCCTAGCTTGATGAATCAAGGAATGCAGGCTCGACTGACGCTCGCACATATGCAGGCCTTTCAGGAACGGCTGAGCGCCTTGATACAGAAGTACGAAACGCTTTTAGCGCCCAACGCTCCGTCGTGGTTCTTCACAGAAAGCAGGGCAGGAAGCCCACCCATTCATGGGTGGGAAGAATGCCCGCCAAGCATCAGCACCCTCCATTCGGTAACGCCATGATAGATTACGTGCATGGCTAAATCCGGCGTGAACCTTCCACCCGGCACCACCATCGCCGTCCGCCAGCTCCAGATCCGCCTGACCCCCGAACAGCACCGCATGCTCGACTTTCTCTTTGACCGTAGCCGAGCCCTCTACAACCAGGCGCTGTTCGTGACTCGCCGGTCGTTCATCCAGACCGGTTTCATTCCGAAGACCGGCACCCTGTTCTTCCGCGATGAAGTCAAAGCCAGAGGCTTCAGAGGGCAGGCTCCGCGGAAGAAGCCGGGCAAGGACGAGCTGCTGAAAGTCAGCCCAAAACCGCACCCGTGGACCGTCCCGCTGAAAGACCGCTTCGTCGGCGGAACACTCGACAGTCTCGACGGTTCGGTCCACCGCAAGGCCCTGCCTGCCAGCGTGGCTGATCAGGTGCTGTGGTCCGTCCATGAAGCCTGGGACTCCTACCGAGAACTCCGGGCACTCCACGCGAAGGGTCAGCTTCATTTCCGTCCGAAAGCCCCCGGGTACCTGAAGGCCGGAACAGCATTCAAGCTTGCCTTCCCTAACTCCGGCGGCGGAAAGCCGAAGGTGCTGGAAGTGCTCGATGAAGCCACTGGTGAGATGGTCATGTTCATCCGCTTCCCGCTTGGCGACACGCTCAAGACCTGGTTCGGTCTCAGCGAGCTGAAAATCCCGGTTCCGAAAGGAATTGATCCCTCTCTGGTTCGGGAGTGGACCTTCCGGAAGCAGAACGGCGTCATCCTGCTGGAGATCAGCCTGCTGAAGGAAAGGCCTGCCCTGGTTCCTCTTGACCCTTCGCGGATCCTCGGCATCGACCCCGGGACCTCCGCAAACCTCGCGGCGTGTGTCGGGACCGACGGCAGCAACCTGCTGATCGACGCCCGGGGTATGAAAGCCATGAACCAGTGGTACAACCGCTGCATCGCCCTCAGGAAGAAAGGCAAAGCCGAAGATTATTGGGACGCCCGCTGCGATCAGCTGACCCGGAAGCGTAACAACCAGATGCGCGATGGCGTCAACAAGGCCGCGAAACTCATCGTTCAGCACTGTGTGAACCGAGGAATCGGCACCATCGTGTTCGGCTGGAACGCCGGCATCAAACAGGAAGCGAGGCTCGGGAAGGACACGCAGAACTTCGTTCAGATGCCCCTCGCCCGGCTCAAGGAACGGGTCAGGCAGCTGTGCGAACTGCACGGCGTACAGTTCCATCAGCAGGAAGAGAGCTACACCTCGAAGAGTTCGCATCTGGACGGCGATACCCCACCCGTGTACGGCAGCAAGCTGGACGGGTGGACAGCGTCTGGAACGAGAACCCGACGGGGGCTGTACCGCAGCGCCAGGGGAATGCGAATCAACGCGGACCTGAACGGTGCGGCGAACATCATTCAGAAACACGTAACCGGAACAACCGTGGAGGGCGCAGAGATGCCCCTTCAGCGGTTTCGACTGGGTAGGCGGTGCTTGACCACCGCGAGACGAACCAGACTCTGGGAAAGACGCTTGAACACCGTCTGCTCCTCCCAGAGCAGGTGCGTCTCTGCTTCTCTCAGCTCACGCTGAACGAAGAATCCCACGCATTCATGCGTGGGAGTGTCAAAATGCTATTGACGCCTCGCCCAGAGTGAGAAAGCGACGAAGAAGAATAGCTCTTTCTAACGAACTCACTTGCCCGTCTCGGGCGTCGGCGCCGTCGGCATGTCCCGTAACCGCCAGAGCGGCGAGATGATGACCGGAAGCAGCCCCAGTATCACACCCAATGAGCATACCCACAGTGTTAGACGTAGGCCAATGCTGGCACCGAGGAAGCCACCAAGGAGCGCGCCAAGGGCGCCCGCCCCCTGCACCAGAAACCGGTGACTCGCCGTCACGCGTGCCTGCAACCCATCTGGCGTCACGACCTGGCGGAGGCTCCACTGCTGCACGTTCGCAACCGTATCTGCCAGGCTCCCCAGGCCCTGCCCCATACACAACATCATGACCACCAGCCACGGTGCTCCACTGGCCAGCGGCACGGCCAGTCCCATCAACGCCCACCCCAGCCAGCCGCCAACAATCGTGCGGCCCACGCCAAAACGCTGCGCGGCCCACCTGGTCAGGACCGCGCCAGGGAGGGCGCCCAGGCCTCCTGCTGTGGCGATCAGGCCGATCACTCCCACGCCTAGTTGCAGTTCGCGCGTCGCGTACAGGATGTAGACCGCCCCGATCCCACCGGTCATCAACGTCATCAGCGCAGACGCCACGATGATCGGGCGCAATAACGGATGTCCCAGCAAGGCGTGTAATCCTCCCTGGATCTCCTGAAGCATCCCGTGCCGATTTCCCTGAGGAGGCAGGGATTCACGGTGCCGGATGCCCCACAGCAGCCACGCCGAGATCAGGAAGGTCCCTGCATCGATCAGCAGCGCGAAGGGGGCGCTGAGCCACTGCACCAACACACCGCCCAGACCGGGGCCAGCAGCAGTCGCTGCCGCGTAACTCACCTGGATTTTGCTGTTGCCCTCGGTCAACTGTCGCCGGGGGAGGAGGGCGGGAACATAGGCGAAGTGGGCAACCTCGAAAAACACCGTCAGCAGGCCCACCACAAAGGCCACACTGTAAAGCTGGATGAGGCTGAGCACGTTGAGCAGGGCTGTAGCGGGGATGGAGAGGAGCAGGATGGCCCGCCCGACATCGCTGAAAATCAACCAGGGGCGGCGGGGCGTGTGATCGATCCAGACGCCGGCCAGCAGGCTGAACAGCAGAAAGGGTGCCTGGCTGGCGGCGGCGAGGAGCCCCATCTGAACCGGGGTGGCCTTCAGCACCAGGGCCGCTGTCAGGGGGAGAGCCAGCGTGGTCACTTCTGACCCGATCAGCGAGACAGACTGGGCTGCCCAGAGACGGCGGAAGTCGGGGCGAGCGCTGACCGTCCGTTCGGCCTGCTCAAGGGGGGTCGGCGAGAGCGTGCTGTCCATGGTGCGCCTCCGGATATTGTCTTACCTCTTATTCGTCTTTTTCTAGTAAGGTCAGGTCTTGCTGATCTTACTAGAAAAATGTACTGTAGTGGTAAGGATGCGCCATGCCTCAACAGAAGCTGAACAAGC
Above is a window of Deinococcus ruber DNA encoding:
- a CDS encoding DUF4142 domain-containing protein, translating into MNELETITPDLSAEMNERRAFLTRMTATGLGAGLLGLSGIVSAGGASMPVMKMGLTEKDFRMGVIGPATLSLLTSQIAVQKASQADAREFAGFELREAIAVTTVLKELKTPVPPMDAKARATLAKIQNTPSGHEFDVAYITAQHDNHVFLRDLATAYLKNTTPNEPTFVEQQGRHLATLALNQFIEHVELTARILKELQA
- a CDS encoding alpha/beta fold hydrolase; this translates as MTTLQKQMTTLSLALCTTATLAGGSAGMQEGMLDVNGASIHYVSQGSGTPMLLLHGYPLSGELFARNRDALANAGYRVITIDHRGYGKSTAPASDPGSLETYAKDALAVLDKLNIPKAIIGGMSMGGPITFEMYREAPDRFMGMILIDTLANPAGIVEQHLWKGMAQKATTFGPQSLAPELLKDMLTGQTRMNKPGDAKTLTDIVSQASVAGDVAGAMVLANRPDSVPTLKTIRVPTLILEGLEDTVYPPEFSMKMMQNIPNAKLVIIPGAAHAAIFEKASAANAAIIDWARAVR
- a CDS encoding TetR/AcrR family transcriptional regulator, with amino-acid sequence MVTALQRYRTFGVGGTTLKDVSEASGVPLGNLYYYFKTRSELVMAVLDECERELQELLHRLAPLSPVDWLATYFEWLLQDPEAAARFGCPFGSLALELRALSDPAAQRAADIVEIYFKAVTAQVEALGRPAAVADDLFIAIQGAYAVSRVKGNAAFFRTSVERLRAQTFHGIDR
- a CDS encoding RNA-guided endonuclease InsQ/TnpB family protein, which encodes MAKSGVNLPPGTTIAVRQLQIRLTPEQHRMLDFLFDRSRALYNQALFVTRRSFIQTGFIPKTGTLFFRDEVKARGFRGQAPRKKPGKDELLKVSPKPHPWTVPLKDRFVGGTLDSLDGSVHRKALPASVADQVLWSVHEAWDSYRELRALHAKGQLHFRPKAPGYLKAGTAFKLAFPNSGGGKPKVLEVLDEATGEMVMFIRFPLGDTLKTWFGLSELKIPVPKGIDPSLVREWTFRKQNGVILLEISLLKERPALVPLDPSRILGIDPGTSANLAACVGTDGSNLLIDARGMKAMNQWYNRCIALRKKGKAEDYWDARCDQLTRKRNNQMRDGVNKAAKLIVQHCVNRGIGTIVFGWNAGIKQEARLGKDTQNFVQMPLARLKERVRQLCELHGVQFHQQEESYTSKSSHLDGDTPPVYGSKLDGWTASGTRTRRGLYRSARGMRINADLNGAANIIQKHVTGTTVEGAEMPLQRFRLGRRCLTTARRTRLWERRLNTVCSSQSRCVSASLSSR
- a CDS encoding MFS transporter, with translation MDSTLSPTPLEQAERTVSARPDFRRLWAAQSVSLIGSEVTTLALPLTAALVLKATPVQMGLLAAASQAPFLLFSLLAGVWIDHTPRRPWLIFSDVGRAILLLSIPATALLNVLSLIQLYSVAFVVGLLTVFFEVAHFAYVPALLPRRQLTEGNSKIQVSYAAATAAGPGLGGVLVQWLSAPFALLIDAGTFLISAWLLWGIRHRESLPPQGNRHGMLQEIQGGLHALLGHPLLRPIIVASALMTLMTGGIGAVYILYATRELQLGVGVIGLIATAGGLGALPGAVLTRWAAQRFGVGRTIVGGWLGWALMGLAVPLASGAPWLVVMMLCMGQGLGSLADTVANVQQWSLRQVVTPDGLQARVTASHRFLVQGAGALGALLGGFLGASIGLRLTLWVCSLGVILGLLPVIISPLWRLRDMPTAPTPETGK